A part of Salvelinus alpinus chromosome 23, SLU_Salpinus.1, whole genome shotgun sequence genomic DNA contains:
- the LOC139550150 gene encoding zinc finger protein 48-like gives MLSSVSLRAQIASIIEVLSKTAVAEISKVVDDGIVVLRVEMCRRENEINVLKNNVQQLDSELRRARGIQPRKRIHHGRSVAAENLGRKGTGKSGTTSVRRTSLEKLQPEGDGNGKDEAVGPADETLVKIEPGGEDEQEEQTTRRKYKYRLEAELSTYERDSQTWMSSTQEDNDMETNSLCLPDHSPGASGVTAASCSNVSLPGKPYLESNVREDMILQLRQQQHYRQSDALRRTSDGTVQSNPDPQSEFGFGPNYNSARRARTKRFFQVNKHFICTLCGKSFERYSHLERHLRIHTGEKPYSCDLCGRCFNQKGSLKGHLKTHRVSMDGLANNEEKPPLDRRQTEEERCNGKDEVFQTAPQMPMKSEPGEEKDAFQTLDPKAEEQTAGRAEQQLDEELSMYERDSQPWMSGPQADNDMETSNSEYFSSSGQNSQCLTDHSPVLPVPGMVEASCSSGSFPGKPYVDVSEDMILQLRQKHYGSSDTLLIASDGTVQPNSRVMDGASLTHPPIFSSFPERKVKTFQGVTKDKKCFICSFCGKVFERVGHLERHQRIHTGEKPYSCDICGRCFNQKGSLKGHLKTHRDGADMLTGQPPLDDKKPDVYPRPSEYPEEPRDQPTSAEAQPGSGYSEEEEGRGQGLVGEAEKEKQFESQILSQSGPPHQQSTERPGYQDDPEYVMDERESQLCRSFTERHSDTASGSLHPGCSSDVTKQQNSHPVSPSVKYHHSPFDGLHHHHGFYTSASREVELGDVSFQEEKDKLDVIEQEQYAGMVLHARNREDGDGTILPRFQNRVPPPPLPVEEETAMSAYITEPNYSQEGILFALGIDSFDSTEGSSATTDDTRNRCFICSFCGKSFDRHSHFERHLHTHTGEKPYSCEICGKTFTQKSSLKAHQRLHTG, from the exons ATGTTGAGCAGTGTTTCTCTCCGGGCTCAAATCGCTTCCATCATAGAGGTACTTTCTAAAACTGCGGTTGCAGAAATTAGCAAAGTAGTCGACGATGGCATAGTTGTGTTACGTGTAGAAATGTGTCGACGGGAAAATGAAATCAACGTCCTGAAAAATAATGTACAACAACTTGACAGCGAGCTTCGAAGAGCTCGAGGGATTCAACCTCGAAAACGCATCCATCATGGTCGATCAGTCGCTGCTGAGAATCTTGGGAGAAAAG GGACTGGTAAAAGCGGTACCACTTCTGTGAGGAGGACCTCACTTGAAAAACTGCAGCCTGAGGGAGATGGTAACGGAAAGGATGAAGCCGTTGGGCCTGCGGATGAGACTCTGGTCAAGATTGAGCCGGGAGGGGAGGATGAACAGGAAGAGCAGACTACAAGGAGAAAATACAAGTATCGTCTTGAAGCTGAACTGTCAACGTacgagagagacagccagacgtGGATGTCCAGTACACAAGAAGACAATGATATGGAGACAAACTCACTGTGTCTCCCCGATCACTCTCCTGGAGCTTCTGGAGTGACGGCAGCATCATGCAGCAATGTTTCATTACCAGGGAAACCATATTTGGAGTCTAATGTCAGAGAGGATATGATTTTACAGCtcagacagcaacaacattatcgGCAGTCAGACGCGCTCAGGAGAACAAGCGACGGCACAGTACAGTCAAATCCAGACCCTCAAAGTGAATTCGGTTTTGGCCCGAATTATAATTCGGCAAGGAGAGCGAGGACCAAGAGATTTTTCCAGGTTAATAAACACTTCATTTGCACactgtgtggaaagagttttgaaCGTTACAGTCATCTTGAAAGGCATCTACGAATTCATACGGGTGAGAAACCGTACAGCTGTGACTTATGTGGAAGGTGTTTCAACCAGAAGGGTAGCCTCAAAGGGCATCTGAAGACTCACAGAG TATCGATGGACGGACTAGCTAACAACGAAGAGAAGCCTCCCCTGGATAGACGTCAGACTGAGGAAGAGCGTTGCAACGGAAAGGACGAAGTGTTCCAAACTGCTCCTCAGATGCCTATGAAGTCTGAGCCAGGGGAGGAGAAGGATGCATTCCAGACACTAGATCCTAAAGCAGAAGAACAGACTGCAGGGAGAGCAGAACAGCAACTGGATGAGGAATTGTCGATGTACGAGAGAGACAGCCAGCCGTGGATGTCCGGTCCACAAGCAGACAACGATATGGAGACGAGCAATTCAGAATATTTCAGCAGTTCAGGTCAGAACTCCCAGTGTCTCACTGATCactctcctgtacttcctgtcccAGGAATGGTGGAGGCGTCATGCAGCAGTGGTTCATTTCCAGGGAAACCATATGTAGATGTCAGCGAGGATATGATTTTACAGCTCAGGCAGAAACATTATGGATCTTCAGACACACTCTTGATAGCAAGTGACGGTACAGTACAGCCAAACTCACGGGTCATGGACGGGGCTTCTCTGACCCATCCTCCCATCTTCTCCAGTTTTCCGGAAAGGAAAGTGAAAACCTTCCAAGGAGTCACCAAGGACAAGAAGTGCTTCATCTGCTCATTCTGTGGGAAAGTTTTTGAGCGTGTTGGTCATCTGGAAAGGCACCAGAGAATTCATACGGGTGAGAAACCGTATAGTTGTGACATATGTGGAAGGTGTTTCAACCAGAAGGGTAGCCTCAAAGGGCATCTAAAGACACACAGAG ACGGTGCTGACATGCTAACGGGTCAACCTCCGCTAGATGATAAAAAGCCTGACGTTTATCCTAGACCCTCGGAGTACCCAGAAGAACCGAGGGATCAGCCCACATCTGCTGAAGCACAGCCTGGCTCCGGGtacagtgaggaggaggagggcagggGGCAGGGGTTGGTGGGGGAAGCAGAGAAAGAGAAGCAGTTTGAATCCCAGATACTCAGTCAGTCAGGACCTCCACACCAACAAAGCACAGAGCGACCAGGTTACCAGGACGACCCAGAGTATGTCATGGATGAGAGGGAGAGTCAGCTGTGTAGATCTTTCACAGAGAGGCACAGTGATACTGCGTCTGGATCACTACATCCAGGTTGCTCCTCCGATGTGACAAAGCAGCAGAACTCCCATCCTGTTTCACCCAGTGTCAAATACCATCACAGTCCTTTTGATGGACTGCACCACCACCACGGGTTCTATACGTCAGCTTCTAGAGAGGTGGAACTGGGAGATGTGTCTTTTCAGGAAGAGAAAGACAAGTTGGATGTGATTGAGCAAGAGCAGTATGCAGGGATGGTTCTACATGCAAGGAACAGGGAGGATGGTGATGGGACAATACTACCCAGGTTTCAGAACCGGGTACCACCGCCACCACTACCTGTAGAGGAGGAAACGGCAATGAGCGCTTACATCACAGAACCAAACTACAGTCAAGAGGGGATTTTATTTGCCCTTGGCATAGACAGTTTTGACAGTACAGAGGGCAGCAGTGCCACTACAGACGACACAAGAAATAGATGTTTCATATGCTCCTTTTGTGGAAAGAGTTTTGATCGCCATAGTCACTTTGAAAGACACCTGCACACTCATACTGGTGAGAAGCCCTACAGCTGTGAGATATGTGGTAAGACTTTCACTCAGAAGAGCAGCCTGAAAGCTCATCAGAGACTTCATACAGGTTAA